AGAGCAACGAGCGATGGCTGCATTTGTTTTGGCTGTCATTGCAGATGGTCACAGGCGGGGTCAGGAAGTATGCATTGAAGCTGGTCTCATACATGTCTGTCTAAAAAATCTTCAAAGCTCCTCACCAAATGAGGCACAAACTGAACCTCTATTTCTTCAATGGATATGTTTGTGCCTTGGTAAGTTGTGGGAAGATTTTTTGGAGGCTCAAATGATAGGTTTGCAGGCCGATGCTCTTGCTGTTGTTGAACCTCTACTTTCAGAGCCGCAACCTGAGGTTTTTACTTTCTTAACTGTATGGTTTATTTGCATGCATGTCATAAAATTTCTGATGCGTCAAGCCATAAAAAAAATGTGCACTTTCCAATGCTTAGTGTGATGAGCATATTTTAAATGTGAAATTACATTTATTTAGGTTCGGGCAGCAGCAGTTTTTTCTCTGggaactttacttgattttggATTTGATGCATCAAGAGATGGTCTTGAAGATGAAGATTGTGATGATGATGAAAAAATTAAGGCCGAAGCCGGTATTGTTAAGAGCCTGTTGAGTGTTGCTTCTGATGGAAGCCCACTGGTACGAGCTGAAGTTGCTGTGGGTATGTACATTTTGAATGCTTGTGCTAACCTGTGAATTTTCCCCattaaaaatttcttcaaaTTCTTGGTCATTAAATCCTTTTCAGTAACTTTTATCTAAATCATCAGAAAATTGCATTAGATTATTGTTTTGAACTGTGGTGAATTTTTTTTCCCTGTAAACAGCTCTGGCTCGTTTCTCCTTTGGTCACAACAGACATATTAAGTCAGTTGCTGCTGCTTATTGGAAGCCCCAATCCAACTCTGTGCTCACAACTCTACCTTCTTTCGCAATCAATGGTTCTGGTAGTGGATACACAACTCTGGTTCATTACATGGCACATGGAAGCAGAGTTCCAACGCCAGTTGGTCCTTTATTGCGGGTTGGAAATGATAGTCAGGCGGTGACTCGCGATGGGAGAGTGTCCTCCAGTAGCCCTCTCGCTACCTCTGGAATAATGCATGGATCTCCACTTTCCGATGATTCTTCACAGCATTCTGATTCTGGTGCCTTAAATGACTTTGTTAGCAATGGAGTTGTTAACCATTCAAGGCGAAGGCCACTAGATAATTCATTATATTCTCAATGTGTATTAGCTATGTGTACTCTAGCGAAGGATCCATCACCGCGTGTTGCCAGTCTTGGGAGAAGAGTATTATCCATTATTGGCATTGAACAAGTGGTGACAAAATCGGTTAAAACTACTGGTGGAAGtgctcatcccaatgaattatCTACAGCTGCAAGCACTAGTCTTTCTGGACTGGCTCGTTCCTCATCTTGGTTTGAACTGAACGGTGGTAAGATGATTATTCTTGGTGGTTTGTGGCGTGATAGTTGGAATTTGGTTTGTTACATCTTTAAATCTTGCTGTTTAAAGCCTAGTATATTGCTGCCTTTATGTGTGCTGGAAttgtctttaattttttttttctgtttccTCTGCAATTGAGCCCTTGTCCTCTCATTGgagcaatttattttttaactaTTTTACTAATTTCGCGTAGGAGGCCGTCTGCCATTGACATTTAGAACCCCTCCAGTTAGTCCTCCCAGACCAAGCTACATGACAGGAATACGGAGAGTCAGCTCCTTGGATTTTAGGCCACATCTAATGAATCCTCCAGACTCAGGACTTGCTGATTCACTATTAGGTTCTTCTGGACTATCTGGAGCTTCTGAACGTAGTTTTCTTCCACAATCGACGATTTATAATTGGAGCTGTGGTCACTTTTCAAAGCCACTTCTTACTCCAGTGGATGATAGCGAAGATATAGTTGCTAGAAGAGAAAAAAACGAGAAGCAAGCGCTAGACCACATTGTGAAATGTCAACACTCTGGTTGGTATATTCAACTGATGGGTGTTGTCCCTTATCTTCTCTCTCATGCTTCTCATTTTGACAAACAACTTCATGATTTGAACTATACCATGTTTTTCAGCTGTGAGTAAACTGCATAATCAAATTGCTGGTTGGGATACCAAATTTATGACTGGCACCAAGACTGCGCTGTTACAGCCCTTCTCTCCTGTTGTAATTGCTTCAGATGAAAATGAAAAGATTAGGTGGGTAAAATTGGTGCACGCTGGCACTATATGTATCGCTAATTGATTGGATGTGTCATTGAATTATTGTCAACCTATCAGTTTTGTGGTGCAAATGCTTTTGTTGTCTAGAATATGTTTTTGGAAAGGCTGATCATATAGGAATTTTTGTAACCGTACTTTTGTAATGGAGGGGTTTTCTTTTTGTAGCTGTTTGTTAGGTTTGGAGTTCGTGTATCCTCCTAGCTGACTTTTTAACCGTACATCATTGTTTCATTATTGGGCCGTCTCTTCTAATTAGTGTGAGGTCAACATGGGGGAACATGGGGTCAAAAGCATTTTGTATAAACTATTGTTATTATCTTGGTGAAGTAGTGTTGATTAAACATAAAGATGAAGCTAAGTTTGACTTTCTTCATCAGGAAAATACAGCATATTAAGAAGCATGTGCATGAACCTAAGCAGAGGTACAAGAGAGAGGTTTTTATGTTTTCTTGAGCACTACATTACTTATCAATTTTAGGGGATGTAGATTGGAATGAAGTATGGATGGCAATGTGAGTTATTTGTCGAGATGTGCAAGATAATTTTTTCTTTGCATATGTTTGTTTATGGGCACTGTGATCGTAAAAGTGCTCGTCCTATGAGGAATCGAGCAGACTATATCGGTGCTTAACCTTCCTCATGGTCAATCAACTTTCAATGGACTTGCCTTCTATCTTTCGTGATTTTTTAACTTAATGTGAACACATCGTACAGATACAGAGAGGCAATTCTGGCATGATTCCttttttagaaatatttttgTTCCTTTGTTTCTGGTGATTTGGTCAGTTATTCAGTTTGCTCTGTTATGTTGTCAGTGTGATTCATTTGTTTGCTTCACATTTGACACTGCTTTCTTGGCATGTAATCTGCTAGGGTATGGAATTATGAGGAAGCTACTCTACTTAACAGTTTCAATAACCATGATTATCCTGATAAAGGCGTTTCGAAGCTCTGTCTTGTAAATGAGCTTGATGAGAACTTGCTCCTTGTAGCATCAAGTAAATTTCTTTCTCGAGTTTGGTCAACACATTACTTGTATCTGTTAATAACTGTTAAAATTGATCTGTACCCTGCTTGATTGAATTAGATGATGGAAACGtccggatttggaaaaatttcaCTTCGAAAGGGGAGCAGAAATTAGTTACTGCATTTGCTTCAATTCACGGTCACAAACCTGGTGTACGTGCTGTGAATGCTGTTGTGGATTGGCAGCAGCAGTCAGGATATCTTGTAGGTTCTACAGCTTACTATGGTTTATGCGATATTTtgtatgcatttatttaatacCCAAGATACACTTGGAAAAATGTGCTACTtggtattttaatcatttttttttctccCACATGCCTTTTTTTGCTGCCTTACTAGTTCGCGTCAGGTGAAATTTCATCTATCGCAGCGTGGGATCTGGATAAAGAGCAGCTCGTCAGCACTATTCCTTTGACATCTGATTCGAGCATCTCAGCATTGGTGGGttttaatttgaaattattCAGATTGGAAAATGGCTAAAATGAGGGATTATATCTTCCAACTTTTTCATCATGTTGCTTTTCAATTTGTCTCCGTTTTTTTATCTGTCTAAGAAACCCTAATGATTTTCAATGGCCATTGTAGTCTTAATGCATTGTTCGATCTCGTATTTGTACTCTATAAGTAATATTTGTGCTGGTTGGTggttttatcattatttttgttgGAGTTGAAATCTGATCTGTTAAGATGCAAAGCACACACATAAGTTCACGATGCCAGTTTAGTGTGTAGAGGACTTCTCTTCTTCCTCTTGCACAGACAAGTGTCATCATCGCTAATTATTAACTTATCTTAATTTGCTTAATGTGTTGAATAACACTCCTTGCCTTCATGGTTGTTAATTTTGTGTTCTAACCTCTTTTTTCTCTACCTTCTTATCTGCCGATTTGTTTGTGCGTCACATAGGCTGTTTCTCAAGTTCACGGTGGTCAATTTGCTGCTGGTTTTGTGGATGGTTATGTCCGCTTATACGACATCCGTACTCCTGAAATgtaagaatttttttattagttTGCTTTATCGCCCCAAAGGTCATTTTAAGCTCCATGATGCTTTGTTTCCACTTTTATGTACTTTGATGGGCATCTGACTATAGTTTCAGAAAATGTGCCCTTGTATCCTCTCATGATGAGGTGGTTCTTGCCATGTTTCAGCAAGAAGCTTTTCTGGTCCATGCTTGCAAACCTTTTTAAATGGTGACTGCAACTGCTTAGATTATACTTGGCAGTCTAGCTAAGATTGTGCAATAGTCAACTTGTCAGCCACTCATCATAaagtttgttattattattttctaaaTGGACAGAGTGACTCCTGATCTATGTTTATTCTTCATGTTTTGGCTGTTTATCCTGCGTTAAAACTATTCTGTCAGTGTATCTTTAACTATCTGCATTTCTCTGTATTTTTGCATGTTTGATTTAGGCTTGTTAGTGAAACCCGACCTCACACCCAACGTGTTGAAAGAGTTGTAGGGATGGGCTTCCAACCTGGACTTGAACCTGCAAAGGTGACTCTTTTTCTCTAATGTGATGGATGGCTTCATAATGTGCTCTGGTCTTACTGTTGTTTCTGCAATGTTCGTGCCCTAGTAACAGCTTTGGAACACACCTAATATGAAATAAGGTCGAGTCTATATAGATGTTTACTACAGCTTTGTCaccatcttttttcttttcttaaacAGCTCGTCAGTGCATCCCAGGCTGGTAATATTCAATTTCTTGACATGAGAGCTGCCA
The sequence above is a segment of the Primulina tabacum isolate GXHZ01 chromosome 6, ASM2559414v2, whole genome shotgun sequence genome. Coding sequences within it:
- the LOC142548605 gene encoding regulatory-associated protein of TOR 1-like isoform X1, which produces MALGDLMAASRFSQSSAAVSNHLEEFSSNDNHVDEDGERSVYSSLSVDNNSNNAGDFSETSSSSYVAMTTTTSMAYLPQTLVLCEFRHDGFEECVPSGPSDGGLVSKWRPKDRMKTGCVALVLCLNISVDPPDVIKISPCARMECWIDPFTMAPQKALETIGRTLNQQYERWQPKARYKISLDPTVDEIKKLCTTCRKYAKSERVLFHYNGHGVPKPTPNGEIWLFNKSYTQYIPLPISDLDSWLKTPSIYVFDCSAAGMIVSSFIELQEYNTSSSGSSTRDCILLAACEAHETLPQSVEFPADIFTACLTTPIKMALRWFCTRSLLHESFDYSLIDKIPGRQTDRKTLLGELNWIFTAVTDTIAWNVLPRELFQKLFRQDLLVASMFRNFLLAERIMRSANCSPISFPVLPPTHQHHMWDAWDMAAEICLSQLPALVEDPNAEFQPSPFFTEQLTAFEVWLDHGSEYKKPPEQLPIVLQVLLSQCHRFRALVLLGRFLDMGPWAVDLALSVGIFPYVLKLLATTTPELRQILVFIWTKILALDKSCQVDLVKDGGHTYFIKFLDSVEAYPEQRAMAAFVLAVIADGHRRGQEVCIEAGLIHVCLKNLQSSSPNEAQTEPLFLQWICLCLGKLWEDFLEAQMIGLQADALAVVEPLLSEPQPEVRAAAVFSLGTLLDFGFDASRDGLEDEDCDDDEKIKAEAGIVKSLLSVASDGSPLVRAEVAVALARFSFGHNRHIKSVAAAYWKPQSNSVLTTLPSFAINGSGSGYTTLVHYMAHGSRVPTPVGPLLRVGNDSQAVTRDGRVSSSSPLATSGIMHGSPLSDDSSQHSDSGALNDFVSNGVVNHSRRRPLDNSLYSQCVLAMCTLAKDPSPRVASLGRRVLSIIGIEQVVTKSVKTTGGSAHPNELSTAASTSLSGLARSSSWFELNGGGRLPLTFRTPPVSPPRPSYMTGIRRVSSLDFRPHLMNPPDSGLADSLLGSSGLSGASERSFLPQSTIYNWSCGHFSKPLLTPVDDSEDIVARREKNEKQALDHIVKCQHSAVSKLHNQIAGWDTKFMTGTKTALLQPFSPVVIASDENEKIRVWNYEEATLLNSFNNHDYPDKGVSKLCLVNELDENLLLVASNDGNVRIWKNFTSKGEQKLVTAFASIHGHKPGVRAVNAVVDWQQQSGYLFASGEISSIAAWDLDKEQLVSTIPLTSDSSISALAVSQVHGGQFAAGFVDGYVRLYDIRTPEMLVSETRPHTQRVERVVGMGFQPGLEPAKLVSASQAGNIQFLDMRAAKKTYLTIEAHRGSLTALAVHRHAPLIASGSAKQFIKIFNLRGNQLGTIRYHPTFMAQKIGSVNCLTFHPYQVLLAAGAADSCVSIYADEISPPR
- the LOC142548605 gene encoding regulatory-associated protein of TOR 1-like isoform X2 encodes the protein MALGDLMAASRFSQSSAAVSNHLEEFSSNDNHVDEDGERSVYSSLSVDNNSNNAGDFSETSSSSYVAMTTTTSMAYLPQTLVLCEFRHDGFEECVPSGPSDGGLVSKWRPKDRMKTGCVALVLCLNISVDPPDVIKISPCARMECWIDPFTMAPQKALETIGRTLNQQYERWQPKARYKISLDPTVDEIKKLCTTCRKYAKSERVLFHYNGHGVPKPTPNGEIWLFNKSYTQYIPLPISDLDSWLKTPSIYVFDCSAAGMIVSSFIELQEYNTSSSGSSTRDCILLAACEAHETLPQSVEFPADIFTACLTTPIKMALRWFCTRSLLHESFDYSLIDKIPGRQTDRKTLLGELNWIFTAVTDTIAWNVLPRELFQKLFRQDLLVASMFRNFLLAERIMRSANCSPISFPVLPPTHQHHMWDAWDMAAEICLSQLPALVEDPNAEFQPSPFFTEQLTAFEVWLDHGSEYKKPPEQLPIVLQVLLSQCHRFRALVLLGRFLDMGPWAVDLALSVGIFPYVLKLLATTTPELRQILVFIWTKILALDKSCQVDLVKDGGHTYFIKFLDSVEAYPEQRAMAAFVLAVIADGHRRGQEVCIEAGLIHVCLKNLQSSSPNEAQTEPLFLQWICLCLGKLWEDFLEAQMIGLQADALAVVEPLLSEPQPEVRAAAVFSLGTLLDFGFDASRDGLEDEDCDDDEKIKAEAGIVKSLLSVASDGSPLVRAEVAVALARFSFGHNRHIKSVAAAYWKPQSNSVLTTLPSFAINGSGSGYTTLVHYMAHGSRVPTPVGPLLRVGNDSQAVTRDGRVSSSSPLATSGIMHGSPLSDDSSQHSDSGALNDFVSNGVVNHSRRRPLDNSLYSQCVLAMCTLAKDPSPRVASLGRRVLSIIGIEQVVTKSVKTTGGSAHPNELSTAASTSLSGLARSSSWFELNGGRLPLTFRTPPVSPPRPSYMTGIRRVSSLDFRPHLMNPPDSGLADSLLGSSGLSGASERSFLPQSTIYNWSCGHFSKPLLTPVDDSEDIVARREKNEKQALDHIVKCQHSAVSKLHNQIAGWDTKFMTGTKTALLQPFSPVVIASDENEKIRVWNYEEATLLNSFNNHDYPDKGVSKLCLVNELDENLLLVASNDGNVRIWKNFTSKGEQKLVTAFASIHGHKPGVRAVNAVVDWQQQSGYLFASGEISSIAAWDLDKEQLVSTIPLTSDSSISALAVSQVHGGQFAAGFVDGYVRLYDIRTPEMLVSETRPHTQRVERVVGMGFQPGLEPAKLVSASQAGNIQFLDMRAAKKTYLTIEAHRGSLTALAVHRHAPLIASGSAKQFIKIFNLRGNQLGTIRYHPTFMAQKIGSVNCLTFHPYQVLLAAGAADSCVSIYADEISPPR